A portion of the Nitrospira defluvii genome contains these proteins:
- a CDS encoding c-type cytochrome: MKQAGMKRLALMVGILGFGFGVVGCGGGGEGGGEGPIVPPPPAPAEYADKHMPAGWWTDPKILEEGKELYIGGKNPDVNCASCHGKDGKPVKAGARDFRVGDRMKMYSDSVWFWRISEGVPNTKMKPWKSKLSEEDRWKILAFERSFGLAGKGWDVNKKEWVPADQVK, encoded by the coding sequence ATGAAACAAGCAGGCATGAAGAGGTTGGCTCTGATGGTCGGCATTCTCGGGTTCGGTTTTGGCGTGGTCGGATGCGGCGGTGGGGGTGAGGGTGGTGGTGAAGGTCCGATCGTTCCGCCGCCTCCTGCTCCCGCGGAATATGCCGATAAGCACATGCCTGCCGGCTGGTGGACGGATCCGAAGATCCTCGAGGAAGGCAAGGAATTGTACATCGGCGGCAAGAATCCCGATGTGAATTGCGCGAGCTGCCATGGCAAGGATGGTAAGCCGGTGAAGGCTGGCGCGCGAGACTTCCGTGTCGGCGACCGTATGAAGATGTATTCGGACTCTGTCTGGTTCTGGCGTATTTCCGAAGGCGTGCCCAACACGAAGATGAAGCCGTGGAAGAGCAAGTTGTCCGAGGAAGATCGGTGGAAGATCCTGGCGTTCGAACGGTCCTTCGGCTTGGCCGGCAAGGGTTGGGATGTCAATAAGAAGGAGTGGGTGCCTGCGGATCAGGTGAAGTAA
- a CDS encoding cytochrome ubiquinol oxidase subunit I has translation MKIWQRCLLVMFALVAVLGGVAYAQAPSAPPVEFPYTGNRTAVWIVAQLHILFAGFILGAPIFVVISEWLGYRKQDPRYDRLAKEVTKVTVILYSMTALTGGLFIFVLLATYPQFTTWLINHFFLIFAVVYPLLFIGETIVLYMYFYTWDAWKGEKKARHIALGVLLNLIGSITLFVIDAPTSFMNTPVRAEGISPAEFLATASLWDKVFNYSWMPLNLHRLVGNVTFGGFVAGLIAAYMFMGAKKEEDRAYYDWMGFVGNMIGVGALLFLPFMGYLLAYELCDYDASICPYMMADQLSMFFEMQGAMIGLIFLASNYYIWLSMKRIEGVERVRMTVVAPMVMVLLPIVMTKVLTDYPVPDPTSLAFLLPLLLAPAVLGRFIPLTVSSSTVIKIGFLMVVVGNAIWMTPHGFVPTGAKLVAELELPSDWNFLALMPAKNSAAFTLVFVTVVNYVIYNRAVSQGTIVWGKIDFASQFVLVFLAFSAIWTMGLMGAVRSLLRKYFHTYNLLPDFTAESFTPTLSYSAWWITGITIVFYAVVSFAIIVTLRPSDSKGHAHEGSPVPAGAK, from the coding sequence ATGAAAATCTGGCAGCGCTGTTTGTTGGTTATGTTCGCGCTAGTGGCGGTATTGGGAGGGGTGGCATACGCCCAGGCTCCCAGTGCGCCCCCTGTGGAATTCCCGTATACGGGGAATCGCACGGCGGTATGGATCGTCGCTCAACTCCACATTCTCTTTGCGGGATTCATCCTGGGTGCCCCGATTTTCGTGGTCATCTCGGAATGGCTGGGGTACCGCAAGCAGGATCCTCGCTACGACCGGCTGGCGAAGGAAGTCACGAAGGTGACGGTCATCCTGTACAGCATGACCGCGTTGACCGGAGGCCTCTTCATTTTCGTGTTGCTCGCGACCTACCCGCAGTTCACGACGTGGCTCATCAATCACTTCTTCTTGATCTTCGCGGTCGTGTACCCGCTGTTGTTCATCGGCGAAACGATCGTGCTGTACATGTATTTCTACACCTGGGATGCGTGGAAAGGTGAAAAGAAGGCGCGCCACATTGCTCTCGGCGTGCTGCTCAACCTCATCGGGTCGATCACCCTGTTTGTGATCGACGCTCCCACCTCCTTTATGAATACCCCGGTGCGGGCCGAGGGTATCTCCCCGGCCGAATTTCTGGCGACCGCCTCTCTGTGGGATAAGGTCTTCAATTACAGCTGGATGCCGCTGAACCTGCACCGCCTTGTCGGCAACGTGACGTTCGGAGGTTTCGTGGCCGGGCTCATCGCTGCCTATATGTTCATGGGCGCGAAGAAGGAAGAGGATCGGGCCTACTACGACTGGATGGGGTTTGTCGGCAATATGATCGGGGTCGGGGCGTTGTTGTTCTTGCCGTTCATGGGCTACTTGCTCGCTTACGAATTGTGCGACTATGACGCGTCCATCTGTCCCTACATGATGGCCGACCAGTTGTCGATGTTCTTCGAGATGCAGGGGGCGATGATCGGTCTGATCTTTCTGGCCAGTAACTATTATATCTGGCTCAGTATGAAACGTATCGAAGGTGTGGAACGCGTTCGTATGACCGTGGTCGCTCCGATGGTGATGGTTCTCCTGCCCATCGTTATGACTAAAGTCTTGACCGATTATCCGGTGCCGGATCCCACATCGCTGGCGTTCCTGTTGCCGCTCTTGCTTGCGCCGGCGGTCCTTGGGCGCTTCATCCCGCTGACGGTCTCCTCAAGCACGGTCATCAAGATCGGCTTCTTGATGGTGGTCGTGGGTAATGCGATCTGGATGACGCCACATGGTTTCGTGCCGACGGGCGCGAAGTTGGTTGCTGAATTGGAGCTGCCGTCAGATTGGAACTTCCTCGCGCTGATGCCGGCGAAGAATTCTGCCGCGTTCACACTGGTCTTCGTCACGGTGGTGAACTACGTCATTTATAACCGAGCTGTGTCGCAAGGGACGATCGTGTGGGGCAAGATCGATTTTGCCTCTCAATTCGTGCTGGTCTTCCTGGCGTTTAGCGCAATCTGGACGATGGGTCTGATGGGCGCCGTGCGGTCACTCTTGCGGAAGTACTTCCATACGTACAACCTGTTGCCGGATTTCACGGCGGAATCCTTCACGCCGACTCTTTCGTATTCGGCCTGGTGGATCACCGGCATTACCATCGTCTTTTATGCAGTGGTTAGCTTCGCGATCATCGTGACCTTGCGCCCATCCGATTCAAAGGGCCATGCGCATGAGGGGAGCCCGGTTCCGGCAGGGGCCAAGTAG